The DNA window agcccaattttcatcaattaatatattctgtagacataccctcatccgcgctcttttcctgaaagctgatctgtccagttttggagttgatgtcagcaggccagggaagctagggtcgatagggggtttagctcgctcgtctgcgggaacaaactgccgccattgcttgccgtgctaccgaggtcctttgtccctgaattgctcacacactccggcagattcaatgggggtctggcggcagatttctttgactttatcgttggaaatgcatctgctttgagtgtcgcaggatatccacacattcttgccatctctgtcgtagcatagctttcgtcggtaaagtgtgcggaacaaacgtccaatttcgcatctttgggccactggtgcaacttgaatccgtccctgtttgtgttgttacaccctccgacaacacaccgacgaggcatgatgtctccaaggtacggaaaacagtcgaaaaaacggaaaataacagagctgatttgactcggtgtttgagaaaatggcggattgcttcccgatgtgacgccacgttgtgacgtcatcgctccgagagtgaatattagaaaggcgtttaattcgccaaaattcacccatttagagttcggaaatcggttaaaaatatatatggtcttttttctgcaacatcaaggtatatattgacgcttacataggtctggtgataatgttcccctttaacaaaaaaaggtaaaataactgaaaacatgttttatattctactttcttcaaaatagccaccctttgctctgattgctgctttgcacactcttggcattctctcgatgagcttcaagcacacctgtgaagtgaaaaccatttcaggtgactacctcttgaagctcatcgaaagaatgccaagagtgtgccaaAAAGTTATCagagtaatgttttatattttgaagaaactaaaatgtaaaacatgttttcagttattcacCTCCAcatgaaggcatcaaaacatcatagttttgatgccttcagtgacaatctacaatgtaaatattcatgaaaataaagaaaacacattgaatgagaaggtgtgtccaaacttttggcttatactgtatattttacttTAACATATATTCTATGTTTCATACTATTTTgttttagtggttaattgtagttattctccagtgtggaatCAATCATCTGTGCCATCCCAtgatttgttattgtcaatagtgctgtgtgtgtatgtatgtgtatgtttgcatGGCTTttctttctgtaaagcactttgtgttgtcacttgcctgtgcatgaaaagtgcaaTATGAATAACGTTTGATTCAACTAGAAAGTCGTCATCTTAAATCTTACATCCCAAGGAGAGGTTTAGATGTAGCTGCTGACATGATTCAACATTCAGTGCACTCCCAAGAGATACCGAAGTATAAGTTGTCTTTCTCTCCCAGGAACAAAATGCTGGGATTCGAAGGAATCGGGACCATGGACTTCTGGAGGGCCGTGATCGCGGAATTCCTGGCCACGCTTCTATTTGTGCTCTTCGGTGTTGGCTCCACCATGAACTGGTTCCCAGTTGGGATGTCTAATCCTCCGCCGGCTGACCTTGTCCTTATCTCGCTGTGCTTCGGCTTGGCCATCGCCACCATGGTGCAGTGCTTTGGCCACATTAGTGGTGGACACATCAACCCCACCGTCACCTTGGCAATGCTGGTCACCAGAAAGATCAGCTTGGTGAAAGGGCTACTGTACATGGTGGCCCAGTTCGTGGGAGGCATAGCGGGAGCGGGTCTCATCTTCTTCGTCACACCTGCTGCCAACAGGGGGACATTAGGCGTCTGCATGGTGAGGACTCAAACGTATTTACCGCACAGTATCTCACAAACAGCAGTAGTTCTTGTTCTAGCTTCCCCAGGGGAAATGCTAGAGAAATTAAACTTGTTCATActttaaagtagtcagtgtacagctgtaAATCAgtatagagcagacctgggcaaattaaggtgcagcccgttaagcttttcaatatggcccgccggacattcccaaatattttttttagatctttaagatggaaactgtagctgccattatgatgtgcagtgatgttttcaaatgaccgtaagtcttgaactatacaaagtattttaatggttggaatctgcgcttttgcatgatatactagttaccatggtaatctaattagttactatggtaatctaattagttagtatggcaatctaattagttactatggcaatctaagtcacagcagctcagcatttccacagagtgtttccatagcggccagcctgaaatgtgggtgtcagggacagacgcagaaggagattttgacaacaaagttctaaagattagtgatatatcagatgtatcagattgtaggtgggtttatttttaccgtttgcgttcatatttcactgtttgttgcatctttgttgaatttcgcttgattgtaaaatatgtcgattgagagggggtgtgacgttcatatgttgtcaatattcagtgttttattgttcatagttaatattgtaaatcccacattctttattttcatgtacattttgggtgtctcattcagtaaaaaaaatgtttagtattcaatcagacattattgtgaggttttgtattagtgttcctaaaaatagatatgccggcccccagacacatttttttctctaaatttggccccctgaggcAAAATAATTGGCCAGGCCTGGTATAGAGCCACTGTTCTCGGGGCATTTAATCGATCGTAACTAgattgttcagtttgtcttaaaaAGACGGAAACGCCTCTCAtccaagcaggcttcatcagttagattggtcagatctagtaaatGATCTatcactagatctgaccaatcttaagTCTATGACGGGGGAGTTGAACTGGTATTCACTGAGGGTTGCATCGCAGTTGTGGCtggcctcagagggccgcttgtaaccgtgaatAATTGTATGgatataaatgtataaggattCATCTCAAGGTATtatacaattgcctatgcatttgattatatatatatatatatatatatatatatatatatatatatatatatatatatatatataaaatatgtataatttttattttttatcttattaaaaaaactggcagctcagtcactacAGTTTCACTGTAaacatatatggtgttttttacagtatattacctTAAATGGAAAAGGGTACTATAGTTTTTGTACAACAAAATCCTAGCAaccgagctgccagttgtttactgtatattccacacacacacacacacacacacacatttactttacatgcagtcggcattcgccaatgacagacttaaagaaaaaaagagtaaatggcagctttgtgttattcgtGTCAAtcttgcaacattttcttgttacatttcacctgtttgctcttttattccatttttttttcagtaatagtatttttagaatgtgtcgcgggccgttataaaaaaaaaaaatttgggacaCAAATGTgccccaggccgcactttggacaccactgctataGCCGATGTCTAACATCTACCAGCTTTGTCACCTCATCAGTGAGGAGTGAAACGATTTCAGTAACATTCTGCAGCTCTGGTGACTTCCATGCCCAAAAAGTAACACTATGGATAAACTGCTACACAATGACTACTCTAAAGAACAGGAAATGGTGTGTTTCAGCTTTTGCACTTGTGTTTtagatttgttttttaaaaacctCTTGTGTTTGCCAAGGTGCACAAAGGCCTGACTGCAGGACATGGCCTACTTGTGGAGCTGATTTTAACCTTTCAGCTCGTCTTCACCATCTTTGCTACTTGTGACTCCAAACGCACGGACCTTGGGGGATCTGCTAGCTTGGCCATCGGTATATCTATAACCATTGGGCACTTGATGGGGGTGAGTATCGATTCTAACTTATCCTGAACTGAGCCTTCTGCTGCCTGAACTACTACACCTAGTAGTGGTGCATGGCTtctatttacaaacttaattcattcttgaacagggttcgtaaatagaaacaTTTGAATATTGAAATAATGTTCACCATAAgacacaatgtaaacatgaataatgggatccagcctcgacaaaagcccATATTTTAGTAGAAGTttgaacacaataaaaagtgctatataatacTGTATATCAGACAAACATAACAAGGCGGTGGTGGATCAACCTTCTATTCCATAACAAAAATCAAAACAGCAAGCTGAACTGTCCTAATTTGCAGCCACCCAAAACTCCATTTAGCACACTTTACAGAAAATTATCCAGACAAGTGGGTACGTCTCCGGTAGGACACCTGACGGGTGGCCACAACCCAGAGGGCACATGAATTAGACAAACTGATGGATCTTGTTTAAGTGCTTTGGCGGACTGCGTGTCGGCTTTGGACTTTCGCAAAGATACCCTGAGATTTATGCAAACATTGGGAGAGAGGTCCTCATTGATCAAATATATATTTGATCTTTCAGCTTAATCATGTCTGGTAATCCAGTACCAAACAATGTCAGCAGTTTAAAGATCAAAATCACAATAATTTCccccgctttgaaccctgcggctaattTACGGATTTTATCCAGGCTCAAGAGCTTAATGCTGCCAACACTTTTAGCAATGTTATATCAGACCAATAAAACTGCCAAACTGGTGTCTAGTtaccaatgaaattgttcacattaaatcaaacgcaCTCACATTTCACACTTCAGTCAGCCGtgtagcacagtggttctcaaccttttttcagtgatgtaccccctgtgaattttttttttgattcaagtaacccctaatcagagcaaaacatttttggttgaaaaaaagagacaacgaagtaaaatacagcactatgtcatcagtttcttatttattaaattgtataacagtgcaaaatattgctcatttgtagtggtctttctttaactaccggtatttggggaaaaaaagatataaaaataactaaaaacttgttgaaaaataaacaagtgattcaattataaataaagatttctacacatagaagtaatcatcaacttaaagtgccctctttggggattgtaatagagatccatctggattccatccatccatccattttctaccgcttattctcttcgttcatgaacttaattctaaacatttcttcacaaaaaaagaaatctttaacatcaatatttatggaacatgtccacaaaaaatctagctgtcaacactgaatattgcattgttgcatttcttttcatagttctttttgacagacattttagtgacaaacctgagcttgtgcttcactgagtttatgaacttacattcatattttgttgaagtattattcaataaatatatttataaaggatttttgaattgttatttttagaatatttaaaaaaaatctcacgtaccccaaggggtacgcgtacccccatttgagaaccactggtgtagcacatatggactcaccctcatcatgAAGAAGAAGCGACAAAATGCACACAATGCAGCTTTCAAGTTGAAGGCGAAGCACTTtgctatcaaaaaaaaaaaaatcgttttgcTACATAAAACTTTGAGATTAATGAATCAATGACAGAACAATGAAGAGTGTGAACAATTGTGATTGGCTGGCAACTTGcccgaagtcagctgggatagggtcTGACTTCCTAATAAGGATGAGcggtatacatccatccatccatccattttctaccgcttattccctttggggtcgcgtggggcgctggagcctatctcagctacaatcgggcggaaggcggggtacaccctggacaagtcgccacctcatcgcagggccaacacagatagacagacaacatccacacactagggccacttttagtgttgccaatcaacttatccccaggtgcatgtctttggaagtgggaggaagccggagtacccggagagaacccacgcagtcacggggagaacatgcaaactccacacagaaagatcccgagcctgggattgaacccaagactactcaggaccttcgtattgtgaggcagatgcactaacccctcctccaccgtgctgcccgagcgGTATACAAAATTGATTAATTTTCATGACACTGAAGAAGAAAACTTGAGCAGTTTCAGTGCAGGACAAGAATGGTGATGAAGGTAGCGCTCAATGACGTTTCGGGTAGGCTACTGAATGCCGTGTACATGCACTGTCTTTTGTTACATGTAAAAATGAACACAAGCGCCTGTGTATATACTTCATGTTTCAGTGTGTGCAGCTGCGGCTTATAGACGTGTGCGGCCGATATATgtacaaaatcaattaaaaaaaaaaaatgtccaaatatGTAGCTGCTCTCTATTACAGTATTTGAAAGTCTTCTTATTTCGCTAGAAAACAACCTTAGGTCCGGTACTAACTCGCCAAAGTGCGATACTGTGTGCTCCTTGCTGACTGATTCACACCCACATGCACTGCCTTATTGGAGGTTAGCATCGCATGGCAACCAACCTCTGGGGGCTTGCTGAACCCTGCAGAGCACAGGGAAATAGATGATACCATCCACTGAATCACTCCAGTCATTTCCCCTCTAACTTTGGCAGCTAGTAAAATAGGATCATCATTCCATGTATTGTCTTGCAGATTCCTTACACAGGAGCCAACATGAACCCTGCTCGTACTTTTGGTCCAGCAGTGGTCATGCTTAATTTCCAGGACCATTGGGTAAGTGTTCTTGATATGGCCGCAACTGTACtgtgcttttgtgtatttggctCCCCGTCTAAATACTTTAGGGCAGTAGTTCTCCAATTTTCACCagctaccacctcagaaaacacttggctccccacgtaccaccacaatgaccaacattaaaatacagtagcatagtaggcctaagtattcattaaaacaaggcagatgttttatttacaagtgtattaaatatttttggccactgtaacattacacacagtttgaacagtaaatatttaataaaagtgattatttggcgcacCGCTCACTAGAGCCCCACAGTTCGAGGATCGCTGCTTTAGGGTGTAGAAACTAATTGTTTCTTGCTTTTTTGTGGAATGCAATATGGCAAGGACACTGATTTGGGAGTGTAACGTTTCAAAGCTCAAAGTTTTCCAAACCTTTTCAGCTTATGACATCAAAATTCTTCCTAACGAATGAAAACCCTACACTAATGACATGCTGTACATGTGAACTGATAATAAAGAACATAAGACATTCTATCACAACAAACATTGATGAACATACTTGATGAATGATGACCATATTCACCTGAATATCAGTTTTTCCCTATAAAACAatctgaaaaaatatatacatgttttatatttgtgGTCAAGAGATCTTTTTATGCAAAACTAATACAagcaggtgtaaaaaaaaaaggttgtgttGGCTTATTAGTGTTCAAGAAATCTATAGATGCAAATCCCATATAAGAGGGTATTTTTACCctgaaaaagtataaaaaaaatgttctaaaAGAAATCGGTTGTGATGTTAGTTATCTTTAGTTTATTGTCTATTTCTGTTTCAGCaacctcttttgtttttttagttaccatgggtgctgatttcctgcacctgcctctgattagtagtcgggacgctcacctgctcctgatcactaatcaaagAGCTTTCTATACCTGCCTCACCGTCTACTCAGTCTGGCAGTTTTGTTCGGCTTAAGTTACTCTCTAGTTTTTGTATTTCTTAATTCCCATGCGGTAGACTCTCCGCACTATGCTAAGCTAAAGCTAGCCTCAATCACCTAATATGTTCCCAGCTGTACACCGGTTCGATTTTTGTCTTTTGCCTTGAGAATAAATCagcatcttacctgcacgctgcttctcgacgtccatctgcatcttggaGAAAGGACTCCTGCAACCGTGCGTCCCAAACGCAACATGGGGCTCTGcatgttttttggaattttatgTTAGGGTCTTGATCGTCCAAACAAAGGCACAGGACACGTTTTCTCCAAGCGAGACAGAGCttgtcttcctgtcactcacacatacCGTatgttttggactataagtcgcagtttttttccatagtttggccaggagtgcgacttatactcaggagcgacttttgtgtgaaattattaacacattaccgtaaaatatcaaataatgttatttagctcattcacgtaagagactagacgtataagatttcatcggatttagcgattaggagtgacagattgtttggtaaacgtatagcatgttctatatgttatagttatttgaatgactcttaccataatatgttacgttaacataccaggcacgttctcagttggttatttatgcctcatataacatacacttattcagcctgttgttcactattctttatttattttaaattgcctttcaaatgtctatttttggtgttgggttttatcaaataaatttcccccaaaaatgcaacttatactccggtgcgacttatactccgaaaaatacggtactagtaatCCAGACACAAAAAAGTGGTTCAAAAGTTATGCAAGTTAGCGAACAACGGAAAAGCTAATTTTAAGATAATGTTAAACAATGAGTCAATCAAAAACTGatacaaaaatatgatttgttggTAAGATTGTCTTGTCTGATATGGTTATCCCATATTTGGGTTATAATACTAAATCCTCCACAACTGTGCCCCCTTGGCAAACCTTGGTTAAAACCAAAAGTGAAAGCCTCTTCCAGAGTATTGACTCTGCATTTGTGATTATTGTTCTACATCAGGTGTACTGGGTAGGACCCATCCTGGGTGCCCTCCTCGCTGCCCTCCTCTATCAGTACCTGTTCTGCCCGGAGCGTGACTTCAAACCCAGCCCGAGCCAGGTCATTCCAAAGGACCAGGCCGGCAACTACAGGGAGGTGGACAAGGACGAACACGGCATCAAGCCGGGCTCCGTGCAGACGGGCTCCGTGCAG is part of the Nerophis lumbriciformis linkage group LG19, RoL_Nlum_v2.1, whole genome shotgun sequence genome and encodes:
- the LOC133618799 gene encoding aquaporin-4-like; this translates as MSALQSQGTVRGSNDRAAIGSSSAHSKPAAASSNKMLGFEGIGTMDFWRAVIAEFLATLLFVLFGVGSTMNWFPVGMSNPPPADLVLISLCFGLAIATMVQCFGHISGGHINPTVTLAMLVTRKISLVKGLLYMVAQFVGGIAGAGLIFFVTPAANRGTLGVCMVHKGLTAGHGLLVELILTFQLVFTIFATCDSKRTDLGGSASLAIGISITIGHLMGIPYTGANMNPARTFGPAVVMLNFQDHWVYWVGPILGALLAALLYQYLFCPERDFKPSPSQVIPKDQAGNYREVDKDEHGIKPGSVQTGSVQPVKKKKRTERKDPSNV